The following coding sequences lie in one Leucobacter allii genomic window:
- a CDS encoding IS3 family transposase (programmed frameshift): MPIRNYSDEFKRDAVALVESGVAQKQVSRDLGISRSAIQAWVRDARFQSHGITPPTDPAERREMTAALKRIRELEQENEVLRRAAAYLSQVHINAPKMIYPLVQELAATGARVRVPVAVTCRVLGFSHQGYYQWLCRPQSPREIEEAHLIGVLRELHADDPEGGYRVLADDLHDLGYEISERRVWRLCKIAGLQSVISKRKRRYREAGAPVGDDLVQREFTADRLDEKWLVDITEHWTGEGKLYMCAFKDVCSNRIVGYAIDKRMKASLAVRALENALLQRGYPEGVIVHSDRGSQFRSRRFQKALGRYRLRGSMGRVGACGDNAAMESFFSLLQKNVLDRQSWRTRQELRLAIVSWVEGKYHRKRRQRRLGKLTPVEFEAIMMDAVGLAA; this comes from the exons ATGCCCATCAGGAACTACAGCGACGAGTTCAAACGCGACGCGGTCGCGCTCGTGGAATCGGGCGTCGCGCAGAAACAAGTCTCGAGAGACCTCGGGATCTCACGGTCAGCGATCCAAGCCTGGGTACGGGATGCGAGGTTCCAGTCGCACGGGATCACCCCACCAACGGATCCCGCTGAACGGCGCGAGATGACGGCCGCCCTGAAGCGGATCCGCGAACTCGAGCAGGAAAACGAAGTCCTGCGTCGCGCGGCCGCATATCTGTCGCAGGTGCATATCA ACGCCCCCAAAATGATCTACCCGCTCGTCCAAGAGCTTGCTGCGACCGGTGCCCGGGTTCGGGTGCCGGTCGCGGTGACGTGCCGGGTACTGGGGTTCAGCCATCAGGGCTACTACCAATGGTTGTGCCGACCCCAGTCTCCGCGCGAGATCGAGGAAGCGCACCTCATCGGTGTGCTCCGTGAACTGCATGCTGATGATCCCGAGGGCGGGTACCGGGTCCTTGCTGATGATCTCCACGATCTCGGGTACGAGATCAGTGAGCGGCGCGTGTGGCGGTTATGCAAGATCGCTGGCCTGCAGTCCGTCATCTCGAAACGGAAACGCCGCTACAGGGAGGCTGGTGCCCCGGTCGGTGATGATCTCGTGCAGCGCGAGTTCACGGCTGACCGTCTAGACGAGAAATGGTTGGTCGATATCACCGAGCATTGGACGGGCGAGGGCAAGCTCTACATGTGCGCGTTCAAGGATGTGTGTTCGAACCGGATCGTGGGGTACGCGATCGATAAGCGTATGAAGGCGTCGCTCGCGGTTCGTGCACTCGAGAACGCTCTGTTGCAGCGCGGCTATCCCGAAGGCGTGATCGTGCATTCCGATCGTGGGTCTCAGTTTCGGTCTCGGCGTTTCCAAAAGGCGCTGGGGCGGTATCGGCTGCGGGGATCGATGGGTCGTGTGGGTGCGTGCGGGGATAACGCGGCGATGGAGAGCTTCTTCAGCCTGTTGCAGAAGAACGTTCTCGATCGGCAATCCTGGCGAACCAGGCAGGAACTACGGCTGGCGATCGTGTCGTGGGTCGAGGGGAAGTATCACCGGAAGCGGCGTCAGCGTCGGCTCGGGAAGCTGACACCGGTCGAGTTCGAAGCCATAATGATGGATGCTGTCGGTCTGGCGGCATAA
- a CDS encoding bifunctional DNA primase/polymerase, with translation MIDRQLALMPFAQVADMPLAEAALTYARAGFAVFPCWPGSKDTATRHGFYDATTDLDRVGFWWRRDPDANIGLRTGLRVDVLDIDAHATGTGYPMLQALRRSGLIDQWAHAVRSPSGGLHLYYPADPGRPQRSWSRGTSHVDLRAGGGYIITVPSRITIDGAARAYRPVGAARADAAPIDGDRIRDLLTPQRPPAPPRPVPLDASERVDRLRVWLSRAQEGNRNASLFWAACRMVELGASESDTLNQLSAAAESTGLEEREILATVRSAHRTGTSQPPSGPRGPGPRGVTGWGR, from the coding sequence ATGATCGACAGGCAACTGGCACTGATGCCGTTCGCCCAGGTGGCCGACATGCCCCTGGCCGAGGCGGCCTTGACCTATGCCCGCGCCGGGTTCGCGGTGTTCCCCTGCTGGCCGGGCAGCAAAGACACCGCGACCAGGCATGGCTTCTATGACGCCACCACCGATCTGGACCGCGTGGGTTTCTGGTGGCGGCGCGACCCCGACGCGAATATCGGCCTGCGCACCGGGCTGCGCGTGGACGTGCTGGACATCGACGCCCACGCCACCGGCACCGGCTATCCGATGTTGCAGGCCCTGCGTCGCTCCGGGCTCATCGACCAGTGGGCGCACGCCGTGCGCTCGCCCTCGGGCGGTCTGCACCTGTACTACCCGGCCGATCCGGGCCGGCCGCAACGCTCCTGGTCGCGCGGAACCTCGCACGTCGACCTGCGGGCCGGCGGGGGCTACATCATCACCGTCCCCTCCCGGATCACCATCGACGGCGCCGCCCGCGCCTATCGGCCCGTCGGTGCCGCGCGAGCGGATGCGGCTCCGATCGACGGAGACCGGATCCGGGATCTGCTGACCCCGCAGCGTCCGCCGGCACCACCGCGACCGGTGCCCCTGGATGCGTCCGAGCGGGTCGACCGGCTCCGCGTCTGGCTGTCCCGAGCGCAGGAGGGGAACCGCAACGCGTCGCTGTTCTGGGCGGCCTGCAGGATGGTCGAGCTCGGCGCGTCCGAGTCCGACACCTTGAACCAGCTCTCGGCGGCGGCGGAGAGTACGGGGCTGGAGGAACGCGAGATCCTCGCGACCGTCCGCTCCGCCCACCGTACCGGCACCAGCCAGCCGCCTTCCGGCCCCAGAGGGCCGGGACCCCGTGGCGTGACCGGATGGGGCCGATGA
- a CDS encoding GNAT family N-acetyltransferase, translating to MAPLGRPLNEPTPLVAGRVGLRVVRPRDAEPLRRLLQANRDWLQRWEATHPSGRGPVPGTVSMRPTIRAMRRQLRAGSGLPFVVLYDGRVVGQLSASELSGGALQAGQIGYWVSQHVAGRGITPVAVALAMDYLFGVIGLHRIEICIRPENAASLRVVEKLRLRYEGRRASYIHIDGAWRDHECYVLTREEAVGGVLARLGTAGA from the coding sequence GTGGCTCCGCTCGGCCGCCCGCTCAACGAGCCGACCCCGCTCGTCGCCGGCCGCGTCGGGCTGCGGGTCGTGCGCCCGCGGGACGCCGAGCCGCTCCGGCGGCTGCTGCAGGCGAACCGGGACTGGCTGCAGCGCTGGGAGGCGACGCACCCCTCGGGGCGCGGACCCGTGCCGGGGACGGTGTCGATGCGGCCCACGATCCGCGCGATGCGCCGGCAGCTGCGCGCCGGCAGCGGCCTCCCGTTCGTCGTGCTCTACGACGGCCGGGTGGTCGGGCAGCTGAGCGCCTCCGAGCTGAGCGGCGGAGCGCTGCAGGCCGGGCAGATCGGCTACTGGGTGTCGCAGCACGTCGCCGGTCGGGGCATCACCCCGGTCGCCGTGGCGCTCGCCATGGACTACCTCTTCGGCGTCATCGGCCTGCATCGCATCGAGATCTGCATCCGGCCCGAGAACGCGGCGTCGCTGCGGGTCGTCGAGAAGCTGCGGCTGCGCTACGAAGGGCGGCGCGCGTCGTACATCCACATCGACGGCGCGTGGCGCGATCACGAGTGCTACGTCCTCACGCGCGAGGAGGCCGTCGGCGGCGTGCTCGCGCGGCTCGGGACCGCGGGAGCCTGA
- a CDS encoding FmdB family zinc ribbon protein, translated as MPTYAYRCSECGHAFDIYQSFSDDALTECPECGGALRKVFGSLGVTFNGSGFYRTDSRAGSSGSGSSGSGAGSSGSGGSGSGSSGSSGSGSSSSGSGSSGSSAA; from the coding sequence GTGCCTACGTACGCCTATCGCTGCTCCGAATGCGGCCACGCCTTCGACATCTACCAGTCGTTCTCCGACGATGCGCTGACCGAGTGCCCCGAGTGCGGGGGTGCCCTGCGCAAGGTCTTCGGCTCGCTCGGCGTCACCTTCAACGGCTCGGGCTTCTACCGCACGGACTCGCGCGCGGGCTCCTCGGGGTCGGGGTCCTCGGGAAGCGGGGCGGGCTCCTCCGGGTCCGGCGGCTCGGGATCGGGTTCGTCCGGCTCGAGCGGCTCGGGGTCGAGCAGCTCCGGTTCGGGGTCCTCCGGCTCCTCGGCGGCCTAG
- a CDS encoding DUF2637 domain-containing protein — protein MMTAAPAGRRGGVSRGVIAAAVTGTFALALGAFLLSFGALQDLARLAGVPDGQAWLWPLIVDGVILQATISVVALRDADTSARRFAWMLLAAGTGVSVAANITHAILTADERFPAVVAALVASVPPLVLVAMTHLTVELIRNAAPKLSTPPATPGQGLVVEAQQLPAPDRPALEAPGENAETDDEPEPEAQARTEDQPGTATRSPSRQGREANRREAARLAAQGLSYREIARRHGVHPTTVARWLNAPDSPHQSPEGNDHEPDTDQP, from the coding sequence ATGATGACCGCGGCACCGGCGGGAAGGCGGGGCGGGGTCTCGCGCGGCGTGATCGCCGCCGCGGTCACCGGCACGTTCGCGCTGGCTCTGGGCGCGTTCCTGCTCTCGTTCGGCGCCTTGCAGGATCTCGCCCGCCTTGCGGGCGTCCCGGACGGGCAGGCGTGGTTGTGGCCGCTGATCGTCGACGGCGTGATCCTGCAGGCGACGATCTCGGTGGTGGCACTGCGCGATGCCGACACGAGCGCGCGCCGGTTCGCGTGGATGCTGCTGGCCGCCGGAACCGGTGTGTCGGTCGCCGCGAACATCACCCATGCGATTCTCACCGCCGACGAACGATTCCCCGCTGTGGTGGCCGCCCTCGTCGCGTCGGTGCCGCCTCTGGTGCTGGTCGCGATGACGCATCTGACCGTCGAGCTCATCCGCAACGCCGCCCCCAAACTCTCCACGCCACCGGCCACTCCAGGACAGGGACTGGTCGTCGAAGCGCAGCAGCTGCCCGCGCCCGACCGACCCGCGTTGGAAGCGCCCGGCGAGAACGCAGAAACCGACGACGAGCCGGAGCCCGAAGCCCAGGCCCGGACCGAGGACCAACCAGGGACGGCCACGAGGTCGCCCTCGCGTCAGGGACGGGAGGCCAACCGTCGTGAAGCGGCCCGTCTGGCCGCGCAAGGACTGTCCTACCGGGAGATCGCGCGCCGACACGGCGTGCATCCGACGACCGTCGCGCGCTGGCTGAACGCACCTGACAGTCCCCACCAGTCACCAGAAGGGAACGATCATGAGCCCGACACCGACCAGCCCTGA
- the galU gene encoding UTP--glucose-1-phosphate uridylyltransferase GalU — protein MTDAHIPAQRTVTKAVVPAAGLGTRFLPATKAMPKEMLPIVDKPAIQYVVEEAAAAGLDDVLIITGRNKTNISNHFDSVPELELALERKGDEGKLDKVYEASDLAQIHMLRQGQPLGLGHAVGCARRHVGDESFAVLLGDDLIDARDPLLDRMIAEHDARSATVIALMEVPQESIHLYGCAAVETTDDPDVVRVTGLVEKPAPEDAPSNLAVIGRYVLRPEIFDIIDGLEPGRGGEIQLTDALNHLAEGKGEGPVYGVVFRGRRYDTGDRADWIKANVLLGVDHAELGAEISSWIIEFADRLRAQRGSGTGAA, from the coding sequence ATGACGGACGCACACATCCCCGCTCAGCGCACGGTGACGAAGGCGGTGGTGCCGGCCGCCGGACTCGGCACCCGCTTCCTCCCGGCGACGAAGGCGATGCCGAAGGAGATGCTGCCGATCGTGGACAAGCCCGCGATCCAGTACGTGGTGGAGGAGGCCGCGGCGGCCGGGCTCGACGACGTGCTCATCATCACCGGACGCAACAAGACGAACATCTCCAACCACTTCGACAGCGTGCCCGAGCTCGAACTCGCGCTCGAGCGCAAGGGCGACGAGGGGAAGCTCGACAAGGTCTACGAGGCGAGCGACCTCGCGCAGATCCACATGCTCCGCCAGGGCCAGCCCCTCGGGCTCGGCCACGCGGTCGGCTGCGCGCGCCGCCACGTCGGCGACGAGTCCTTCGCGGTGCTGCTCGGCGACGATCTCATCGATGCGCGCGACCCGCTGCTCGACCGCATGATCGCCGAGCACGACGCGCGCTCCGCGACGGTCATCGCCCTCATGGAGGTGCCGCAGGAATCGATCCATCTCTACGGCTGCGCCGCCGTCGAGACCACGGACGATCCCGATGTGGTGCGGGTCACCGGTCTCGTCGAGAAGCCCGCGCCCGAGGACGCGCCGTCCAACCTGGCCGTCATCGGCCGCTACGTGCTGCGCCCCGAGATCTTCGACATCATCGACGGGCTCGAGCCCGGGCGCGGCGGGGAGATCCAGCTCACCGACGCGCTCAACCACCTCGCCGAGGGCAAGGGCGAGGGCCCCGTGTACGGCGTGGTCTTCCGAGGCCGTCGCTACGACACCGGCGATCGGGCCGACTGGATCAAGGCGAACGTGCTGCTCGGCGTCGATCACGCCGAGCTCGGCGCGGAGATCTCCTCCTGGATCATCGAGTTCGCCGACCGCCTGCGCGCGCAGCGCGGATCCGGAACCGGCGCCGCCTGA
- a CDS encoding 5-formyltetrahydrofolate cyclo-ligase, giving the protein MAQGIREAKQEMRALVRAARREMPAAAQRLARDRLAARLAGLVADAGAARVSCYLPQPGEADPTAFISWAVEHGVEVLLPVSLPGHRLDWALAGDAGAGPAAAPGRHGILEPTGPRLGGDALASVDLALIPACAVDAAGVRLGWGLGYYDRALASLAAAAAPPPVFAIVHDAELVEALPREPHDVPIDGVVTPSRILRFP; this is encoded by the coding sequence ATGGCGCAGGGCATCCGCGAGGCGAAGCAGGAGATGCGCGCACTCGTGCGCGCGGCCCGGCGCGAGATGCCCGCCGCGGCGCAGCGGCTCGCGCGGGATCGCCTCGCCGCACGACTCGCGGGACTCGTCGCCGACGCCGGCGCGGCTCGGGTGAGCTGCTACCTGCCGCAGCCGGGCGAGGCCGACCCGACGGCCTTCATCTCCTGGGCCGTGGAGCACGGGGTCGAGGTGCTGCTGCCCGTCTCGCTTCCCGGGCATCGGCTCGACTGGGCCCTCGCCGGCGATGCCGGGGCGGGCCCCGCCGCCGCACCCGGCCGCCACGGCATCCTGGAGCCGACGGGGCCGCGCCTCGGCGGCGATGCGCTCGCCTCGGTCGACCTCGCACTGATCCCGGCCTGCGCGGTCGACGCCGCGGGCGTTCGGCTCGGTTGGGGGCTCGGCTACTACGACCGCGCCCTGGCCTCGCTCGCGGCGGCGGCCGCTCCCCCGCCCGTGTTCGCGATCGTGCACGACGCCGAGCTCGTCGAAGCCCTGCCGCGGGAGCCCCACGACGTGCCGATCGACGGGGTCGTCACGCCGAGCCGGATCCTGCGCTTCCCCTGA
- a CDS encoding DNA-methyltransferase, with amino-acid sequence MSDPTPQLSTPAPAPAIERLGAQVYEADAVSLLPALEPESADSLITDPPYGLGFNGNAWDGVAGFRESLPDLDTTGMDPAEVFEQWCTAWSSGALQVLRPGAYIAVFGGTRTWHRMVRGVERAGFEIRDQIAWLHSTGMPKSMDISYAIDKHHGVRRPDRLVHSSDHDGILGATRAVADHGTPVTDDAIRWAGWGTAMRPAFEPILIARKPSPATTVATVLQHGTGALNIDDARFGNGKWPTNVALDPGQADALDALTGTWDADEPVSKRFPIFRFEAKPDREERPRAFGVSHATVKPVALMRWLITLLTPPGGLILEPFSGSGSTIEAAVRAGFQVVAIERDGSYLPLIESRLDRVEDERQAC; translated from the coding sequence GTGTCCGATCCAACGCCTCAGCTCTCTACCCCCGCCCCGGCGCCGGCCATCGAGAGGCTGGGCGCGCAGGTCTATGAGGCAGACGCGGTCTCCCTCCTCCCGGCCCTCGAGCCGGAGTCGGCGGACTCGCTGATCACCGACCCTCCCTACGGGCTCGGTTTCAATGGCAACGCCTGGGACGGGGTCGCGGGCTTCCGGGAGTCCCTCCCCGATCTGGACACCACCGGGATGGACCCCGCGGAGGTGTTCGAACAGTGGTGCACTGCATGGTCGTCCGGGGCACTGCAGGTGCTGCGACCCGGTGCATACATTGCGGTGTTCGGCGGGACACGCACTTGGCATCGCATGGTGCGCGGGGTGGAACGTGCAGGGTTCGAGATCCGGGACCAGATCGCATGGCTGCACTCAACCGGGATGCCCAAGAGCATGGACATCTCCTACGCGATCGACAAGCATCACGGCGTGCGACGCCCGGACCGGCTCGTGCACAGCAGCGACCACGATGGCATCCTCGGCGCGACCCGTGCGGTCGCCGATCACGGCACCCCGGTCACCGATGACGCGATCCGCTGGGCGGGCTGGGGCACGGCGATGCGACCGGCCTTCGAACCGATCCTCATTGCCCGCAAACCGTCGCCGGCCACCACGGTCGCTACGGTCCTTCAGCACGGCACGGGCGCACTGAACATCGACGACGCGCGTTTCGGGAACGGGAAATGGCCGACCAACGTGGCTCTGGACCCCGGGCAGGCGGACGCGCTAGATGCGCTGACGGGAACATGGGACGCCGACGAGCCGGTCTCCAAACGGTTCCCGATCTTCCGGTTCGAAGCGAAACCTGACCGGGAGGAGAGGCCCCGCGCATTCGGCGTCTCCCACGCCACGGTAAAGCCGGTGGCGCTGATGAGGTGGCTGATCACGCTGCTGACCCCGCCAGGTGGCTTGATCCTCGAGCCGTTCTCCGGGTCGGGCAGCACCATTGAGGCCGCCGTCCGGGCCGGATTCCAGGTCGTGGCGATCGAACGCGACGGCTCCTACCTGCCGCTGATCGAGTCCCGGCTCGACCGGGTCGAAGACGAACGGCAGGCCTGTTGA
- a CDS encoding AAA family ATPase, producing MNGAEESARPGDGGDAVSGADRSAQSAAAAASETHGAPGTQHRSEGALAKAPQPFPESRDDDPAAQLSGPVSLVDAYADEHAAWRRELAAIGGRNPLLHFDDRPANRIELSTTHPGGLPQFITGNKILLSALIRDDLALRHARVAAGRVTDKAIEMRTVRGLETVNLGVGIAKWSFEGEDFCAPVLLRPLAIRRYGRDFELKLKQFPVVNSELIRVLREQFGIALDARSLIELSQSEGVFKPQPVIDRLRQMVAGVPDFVVQPRLVVSSFHNLAQGMLADARDLDTPILAAVCGNEPARRRLAAAYQPVSATPPDDRSPDTDRYLYDADAEQDDVLAQIDAGHSLVVHTLPGTGGTQTVVNAIGSLVRAGKRVLVVSPRRATLDGITHRLTRAGLAGLSVSPRRLRRNLVEAISRNENARTEQLRDVDEALVRLRGVLLDYQSALSERDARFGVSPLEALRTLTLLALSERPPSTTVRLDDQALGQLTLDRSSVAEALTEVARLGQFQYGPEDSPWYGVSFATTEEARAAYGRAVDLAESQLPRLISMANEVVGQTSMRPYDTIAELGVYLRLLMGIRETLDRFTPEVYDRSLTEVIAAHAPRGGEEMSSANRRRLRKLAREYVRPGVHITDMYARLVQIQQQRVLWQRYTTVVGARPEVPLGISDVVTAFQTAYQDLDELDRVLGTASDADRLKNLTLGRLAARISDLARESEALQNIQERTTIVERMRAAHLEPLLDDLSARHVPAEDVAAELELAWWQSALERMLQTNPALLSGNTGVIERLEADFRLVDDAHSGANGTLLAAALADAWRVAVLDFKPEALAMREALRSGYVSAASLAQRAPNLLAALAPVWTMSPYEVAQLSDELRFDTVLLVDAGATTLVENIGAIRRAGQVVAFGDTMTQTPSRFEISVGASVEEGAEREAEELHARSAFAQLGEVLPTLTLTRSYRAGGEDLTDLVNTRFYDGAIQSLPWAGSFLGHSSLTYEFVRGGQGLPDQQTGAVESTDAEVERVVQLVLEHASERSGESLMVITASERHAVRVYQAVLQAFSKFPQYRDFLLGERAEPFAVLTLEQATAQSRDRVIFSIGYGRTPHGRVLSNFGGLGRPGGERLLAVAVTRARRAMTIVSCFKPEDLDSARIKHGVVELAELLAFEHPEPEAPSLPAERDPMLGELADRLEALGLVVAMDYRGAIPLAASLGDRAIAIDLDLGAGGDGGDSIRDTLRLRPAVLRRLGWHYHRVQSFDLFADPDEVALRIARIVGYDADAPERGAGAAAGQPTAAIDRA from the coding sequence GTGAACGGTGCCGAGGAGTCGGCGCGGCCGGGTGACGGCGGCGACGCCGTCTCCGGCGCGGACCGGTCCGCCCAGTCGGCCGCGGCCGCGGCGTCCGAGACGCACGGGGCGCCCGGGACGCAGCACCGCAGCGAGGGCGCGCTCGCGAAGGCCCCGCAGCCCTTCCCCGAATCGCGGGACGACGATCCCGCGGCGCAGCTCAGCGGCCCCGTCTCGCTCGTCGACGCCTACGCGGACGAGCACGCGGCCTGGCGCCGGGAGCTGGCCGCCATCGGCGGGCGCAACCCGCTGCTCCATTTCGACGACCGGCCCGCGAACCGCATCGAGCTCTCCACGACGCATCCGGGCGGCCTTCCGCAGTTCATCACGGGCAACAAGATCCTGCTCTCCGCGCTCATCCGCGACGATCTGGCGCTCCGCCACGCCCGCGTCGCCGCGGGCAGGGTCACCGACAAGGCGATTGAGATGCGGACGGTGCGCGGCCTCGAGACCGTGAACCTCGGGGTGGGCATCGCGAAGTGGAGCTTCGAGGGCGAGGACTTCTGCGCGCCGGTGCTGCTGCGCCCGCTCGCGATCCGCCGCTACGGCCGCGACTTCGAGCTGAAGCTCAAGCAGTTCCCCGTCGTGAACTCGGAGCTGATCCGCGTGCTGCGCGAGCAGTTCGGGATCGCGCTCGACGCGCGCTCGCTCATCGAACTCTCGCAGTCCGAGGGCGTCTTCAAGCCGCAGCCCGTGATCGACCGGCTCCGCCAGATGGTGGCCGGGGTGCCCGACTTCGTCGTGCAGCCGCGCCTCGTCGTCTCCTCCTTCCACAATCTCGCGCAGGGCATGCTCGCCGACGCACGGGATCTCGACACCCCGATCCTCGCCGCCGTGTGCGGCAACGAGCCGGCCAGGCGCCGGCTCGCCGCGGCCTATCAGCCCGTGAGCGCGACGCCGCCGGACGATCGCTCGCCCGACACGGATCGCTACCTCTACGACGCCGATGCCGAGCAGGACGATGTGCTCGCCCAGATCGACGCGGGTCATTCGCTCGTGGTGCACACCCTGCCGGGCACGGGCGGCACGCAGACCGTGGTGAACGCGATCGGCAGCCTCGTGCGCGCCGGCAAACGCGTGCTCGTGGTATCGCCGCGCCGCGCCACGCTCGACGGCATCACGCACCGCCTGACGCGGGCCGGGCTCGCCGGGCTCTCCGTGAGCCCGCGCCGCCTGCGCCGCAACCTCGTGGAGGCGATCAGCCGCAACGAGAACGCCCGCACCGAGCAGCTCCGCGATGTCGATGAGGCGCTCGTGCGGCTGCGCGGCGTGCTGCTCGACTACCAGAGCGCGCTCTCCGAGCGGGACGCGCGGTTCGGCGTCTCCCCGCTGGAGGCGCTCCGCACCCTCACGCTGCTCGCGCTCTCCGAGCGGCCGCCGAGCACGACCGTGCGGCTCGACGACCAGGCGCTCGGCCAGCTCACGCTCGATCGATCCTCGGTCGCGGAGGCGCTCACCGAGGTCGCGAGGCTCGGCCAGTTCCAGTACGGTCCCGAGGACTCGCCCTGGTACGGGGTGAGCTTCGCGACGACCGAGGAGGCGCGCGCCGCCTACGGCCGAGCGGTCGACCTCGCCGAGTCCCAGCTGCCCCGTCTCATCTCGATGGCGAACGAGGTCGTCGGGCAGACCTCGATGCGGCCCTACGACACGATCGCGGAACTCGGGGTCTACCTGCGCCTGCTCATGGGCATCCGCGAGACCCTCGACCGCTTCACGCCCGAGGTGTACGACCGCTCCCTCACCGAGGTGATCGCGGCGCACGCGCCCCGCGGCGGCGAGGAGATGTCCTCGGCCAACAGGCGGCGGCTGCGCAAGCTCGCCCGCGAGTACGTGCGCCCGGGCGTGCACATCACCGACATGTACGCGCGGCTCGTGCAGATCCAGCAGCAGCGGGTGCTCTGGCAGCGCTACACGACCGTCGTCGGCGCGCGCCCCGAGGTGCCCCTCGGCATCTCGGACGTGGTCACCGCGTTCCAGACGGCCTATCAGGATCTCGACGAGCTCGACCGGGTGCTCGGCACCGCGAGCGACGCCGACCGCCTGAAGAACCTCACCCTCGGTCGGCTCGCCGCGCGGATCTCGGATCTCGCCAGGGAATCCGAGGCGCTGCAGAACATCCAGGAGCGCACGACGATCGTCGAGCGCATGCGCGCCGCGCACCTCGAGCCCCTGCTCGACGACCTCTCGGCGCGGCACGTGCCCGCCGAGGATGTCGCGGCCGAGCTCGAGCTGGCTTGGTGGCAGTCGGCCCTCGAGCGGATGCTGCAGACGAACCCGGCGCTGCTGAGCGGCAACACCGGCGTGATCGAGCGGCTCGAGGCCGACTTCCGGCTCGTCGACGACGCGCACTCGGGCGCCAACGGCACGCTGCTCGCGGCTGCGCTCGCCGACGCCTGGCGGGTCGCGGTGCTTGATTTCAAGCCCGAGGCGCTCGCGATGCGCGAGGCCCTGCGCAGCGGCTACGTGTCCGCGGCATCGCTCGCCCAGCGCGCGCCCAATCTCCTCGCCGCCCTCGCCCCCGTGTGGACGATGTCGCCGTACGAGGTCGCGCAGCTGTCCGACGAGCTCCGCTTCGACACCGTGCTGCTCGTCGACGCGGGTGCGACGACGCTCGTGGAGAACATCGGGGCGATCCGGCGCGCCGGCCAGGTGGTGGCCTTCGGTGACACGATGACGCAGACGCCGTCCCGTTTCGAGATCTCCGTCGGCGCGTCCGTGGAGGAGGGCGCGGAACGCGAAGCCGAGGAGCTGCACGCCCGCTCGGCCTTCGCCCAGCTCGGCGAGGTGCTGCCGACCCTCACCCTCACCCGCAGCTACCGCGCTGGGGGCGAGGACCTCACGGACCTCGTGAACACGCGCTTCTACGACGGCGCGATCCAGTCGCTGCCGTGGGCCGGCAGCTTCCTCGGCCACTCGAGTCTCACCTACGAGTTCGTCCGCGGCGGGCAGGGCCTGCCCGATCAGCAGACCGGCGCGGTGGAGAGCACCGATGCCGAGGTGGAGCGCGTGGTGCAGCTCGTGCTGGAGCACGCGAGCGAGCGCTCGGGCGAGTCGCTCATGGTCATCACGGCGAGCGAGCGGCACGCGGTGCGCGTCTACCAGGCCGTGCTGCAGGCGTTCTCGAAGTTCCCGCAGTACCGCGACTTCCTCCTCGGGGAGCGGGCGGAGCCCTTCGCGGTGCTCACGCTCGAGCAGGCGACTGCGCAGAGCCGGGATCGCGTCATCTTTTCCATCGGCTACGGGCGCACCCCGCACGGCCGCGTGCTCTCCAACTTCGGCGGGCTCGGACGGCCGGGCGGAGAACGGCTGCTCGCGGTCGCGGTGACCCGCGCCCGGCGCGCCATGACGATCGTGAGCTGCTTCAAGCCGGAGGATCTCGACTCGGCGCGCATCAAGCACGGGGTCGTCGAGCTCGCGGAGCTGCTCGCCTTCGAGCATCCCGAGCCCGAGGCGCCCTCGCTGCCCGCGGAGCGCGACCCGATGCTCGGCGAGCTCGCGGATCGCCTCGAGGCCCTCGGCCTCGTGGTCGCGATGGACTACCGAGGAGCGATCCCGCTCGCGGCATCGCTCGGCGACCGCGCCATCGCGATCGACCTGGATCTCGGCGCCGGGGGCGACGGCGGCGACAGCATCAGGGACACCCTGCGGCTGCGCCCGGCGGTGCTGCGGCGGCTCGGGTGGCACTACCACCGCGTGCAGAGCTTCGACCTCTTCGCCGACCCCGACGAGGTCGCGCTGCGCATCGCCCGGATCGTGGGCTACGACGCGGACGCACCGGAACGGGGAGCGGGGGCGGCCGCTGGGCAGCCCACGGCCGCGATCGATCGGGCATGA